A segment of the Streptomyces sp. ITFR-21 genome:
GAGCCAGGCGATGCCCTCCACGTCCAGGTGGTTGGTGGGCTCGTCCAGTACCAGCAGGTCCTGCTCGTCGATCAGCAGTTTCGCCAGCGCGATACGGCGCCGCTCGCCGCCGCTCAGCGGTCCGATCACGGTGTCCAGTCCCTGGCCGAACCCCGGCAGGTCCAGCGCGCCGAACAGCCCGGTCAGCACGTCCCGGATCCGGCCGTCCCCGGCCCACGCGTGGTCCGGGCGGTCCCCGACGATCTCCTGGCGGATGGTCGCCTCCGGGTCCAGCGCGTCGTGCTGGGTCAGCACGCCCAGCCGCAGCCCGCTCTGGTGCGTGACCCGCCCGGTGTCCGGCTCCTCCAGCTTCGCCAGCATCCGCACCAGCGTCGTCTTGCCGTCGCCGTTCCGCCCGACGACCCCGATCCGGTCCCCCTCCGACACCCCGATGCTCAGTCCGTCGAGCAGGGCCCGGGTGCCGTATGTCTTGCCGACGGCCTCGACATTGACCAGATTCACGGCCACGTGCGTTTTTCTCCCGGCTCAGCGTGGGCTACTTCTCCCCCCAACCCTAGCCCGCCCCCCGCACCTCCCCCGCCGACCGTGGGACCGCCCGCGGCCGATGGCCCGCGAACCGCCCGAAGCGGAGGGGCGCGGGGCGCCGACCGCGGGGACGCGGTGCCGTTGCAGGACGGGGGCGCCCGCCCGCCCGAGCGGCGACAACTCTACGGGGGACGGTGCCGCCGCAGGCAGGGGCGGGCAGAGGAGGGGAAGGAGACTTTGGCGGACGGCCGCGACGCGGACCGCTCGGACCGGTGACCCGGGACGCGGCGGGGCGCCGGGCGCGGGGGCGCCCGTCCCTGCCGGACGCGGCGCGGGCCGGGGACCCGGGGACCGCCGCCGGCGTCGGCGGGAAGACCGCCCGGACGGGACAGGCCCTAAGGGACGATCGTCGCGCCCTCGGCCGGGGAGGCCGCGACGCGGGCGGAGGGGCCGAGGGTGGCCGCGATCTTCGCGGCCGTGTCGCCGTCGGGGGCGAGGAAGGCGCACGTGGGGCCCGATCCGGAGACGATCCCGGCCAGCGCCCCGGCCGCCACGCCCGCCCGGAGGGTCTCCGCCAGCTCCGGGCGCAGCGAGAGCGCCGCATCCTGGAGGTCGTTGGCCAGCGCACCCGCCAGCGCGTAGGCGTCCCCGCCGGCCAGCGCGGCCAGCAGCGCCGGGGCCGCCGCCGGTGCGGCGACCTCCGCGACGGTGTCCCCGTCGCCGCTCTCCCGGCGCAGCCGGTCGCACGCCCGGTAGACCTCCGGAGTCGACAGCCCGCCGAGCGCCGCCACGAACACCCAGTGGAACGCCCCGCCGACCTCCAGGGGCGTCAGCAGCTCCCCGCGCCCGACGCCCAGTGCCGCGCCGCCGACCAGCGGGAACGGCACGTCGCTGCCGAGCTCCGCGCACATCCCCAGCAGCTCCGCGCGCGAAGCCCCGGTCCCCCACAGCTCGTCGCAGGCGACCAGCGCCGCCGCCGCGTCCGCGCTGCCCCCGGCCATCCCGCCGGCCACGGGGATGTCCTTCTCGATGTGCAGGCGCACCTTCGGCTCGAACCCGTACCGCCCGGCGAGCAGCGCCGCCGCCCTCGCCGCCAGGTTCGACGCGTCCAGCGGCACCGACGCCACGTCCCTGCCCGCCGCGGTGATCCGCAGCTCCTCGGCCGGGGACGCGGTCACCCGGTCGTACAGTCCGACCGCGAGGAAGACGTTCGCCAGGTCGTGGAAGCCGTCCGGCCGGCGCCCGCCGACGGCGAGCTGGACATTGACCTTGGCGGGGACACGTACGGTCACGGCGGTCAGGGCGGTCACGGGCGGAGCTCCTCTGCGGCGGTACGGGGTACGGGTTCGGGCACGGCGGGGGCGCCGCGGTCCGGGGCGGTACGCGGCGCGGCGGCGCCGCGGTCACGGGCCAACGCTACGCGGGCCGGTGCTCGGCGATGGCCGCGAACTCCTCGACGGTCAGCGCCTCCCCGCGGGCCTGCGGCGACACCCCCGCGGCGACGAGCGCGGCCTCCGCGGCCGCGGCCGACCCGGCCCACCCGGCCAGCGCCGCCCGCAGGGTCTTGCGCCGCTGGGCGAACGCCGCGTCCACGGCCGCGAACACCTCGCGCCGTGACGCCGAGGTCCGCGGCGGGTCGCGGCGTACCAGGGAGACGAGCCCGGAGTCCACGTTGGGCGCCGGCCAGAAGACGTTGCGCCCGATCGACCCGGCCCGCCGCACCTGCGCGTACCAGTTCGCCTTCACCGACGGCACCCCGTACACCTTGTTGCCCGGCCGGGCGGCGAGCCGGTCGGCGACCTCGGCCTGGACCATCACCAGGGTCCGTTCGATGCCGGGGAACGTCGCGAGCATGTGCAGCAGTACCGGTACGGCCACGTTGTACGGCAGGTTCGCCACCAGCGCGGTCGGCGGCGGACCGGGCAGCGCCCGTACCGTCATCGCGTCGGCGTGCACCAGCGCGAAGCGCTCCGCCCGCGCCGGCAGCCGCGCGGCCACGGTGGCGGGCAGCGCGGCGGCCAGCACGTCGTCGATCTCGATCGCGGTGACCCGGTCCGCGACCTCCAGCAGGGCCAGCGTGAGCGAGCCGAGCCCCGGCCCGACCTCGACCACCGTGTCCTCGGGGCGCACCCCGGCGGTCCGCACGATCCGCCGTACGGTGTTGGCGTCGATGACGAAGTTCTGGCCGCGCTGCTTGGTGGGCCGTACGCCCAGCGCGGCGGCCAGCTCGCGGATGTCGGCCGGTCCCAGCAGGGCGTCGGGGTCTGTCGTACTCACACCGGCAAGGCTATCGGCCGGGGGTCCGTGCCCGGTCCGTCCCCGGTCGGCGGGAGCCTGCGGCGGCCGGGCGCCGGGGCGGGGGCCGGGCCCCGGCGGCCGGGGCGGGAGCGGGGTCAGTAGCCGAACACCCGCGCGGTGTTCGCCGCGATCGCCGCCGCCAGGGTGTCCTCGTCGTCCCCGCGGGCCGCCGCCATCGCGCGCAGGGTCAGCGGGATGAGGTAGGGCGCGTTGGGCCGGCCGCGGTGCGGGACCGGGGTGAGGAAGGGCGCGTCGGTCTCCACCAGCAGCAGCTCGCGCGGGGCGACGGCCACCGCGTCCCGCAGGTTCTGCGCGTTCTTGTAGCCGACCGTGCCGGCGAAGGAGAGGTGGTAGCCGCGCTCGGCGCACACCTTCGCCATCGCGGCGTCGCCGGAGAAGCAGTGGAAGACCACGGTCCGCGGGGCGCCCTCCTCCCGCAGGACGCGCAGCACGTCGTCGTGCGCCTCGCGGTCGTGGATGACCAGTGCCTTGTCCTGGTCCTTGGCGATGGCGATGTGCCGACGGAAGGAGTGCTGCTGGGCGGCGACCCCGTCGGGTCCGGTCCTGAAGTAGTCGAGGCCGGTCTCGCCGACCCCTCTGACCTGCGGCAGCGCGGCGAGTTCGGCGATGGCGTCGAGCTGGGCGTCGAGCGCGGCCGGACCGGCGGGCGGGCGCTCGCCCCGCCGCGACCAGCCGTCGGGGTCGCCGTCGACGATCCGGGGCGCCTCGTTGGGGTGCAGGGCCACCGTCGCCCAGATGTCGGGGTACTCCGCGGCCGTCCGCGCGGCCCAGCGCGAGCCCGCCAGGTCGCAGCCGACCTGGATGAGCGTGCCGACTCCGACGGCGGCCGCCCGGGCGAGGGCCTCCGGGACCGTACCGGACTGCATGTCCAGGTGGGTGTGCGAGTCGGCGACCGTGACCCGTAGCGGCTCGGGCGCCGGCGGGGCGGTGTTCCTGCGGTCGTCCTGGTCCTTCTTCGTGGGCATGGCTCCGATCCTAGGGACGGGGACCTGTCCCTGGACCGGGGCCCTCGCCTCCCCTTGCCGCCGGGGTGGTCGCGGGGCCCGTGGTGCGGTGCCGTGGTGCGGTGCCGTGGTGCGGTGCCGTGGTGCGGTGCCGTGGTGCGGTGCCGTGGTGCCGTGGTGCGGTGCCGTGGTGCCGCGGTCGCCGGGTACGCGGTCGCGTCCCGCGCCGGCCGTGTCCCGCGGGGTTGCGCGGGGTTGCGCGGGGTTGCGCGGGGTTGCGCGGGGTTGCGCGGCCGTGCCGTACGCGGTCACGCCTTACGCGATCGCGCGCTCCGCGGTCACGCCGTGCCCGGTGCTCGGCCGCCGGGCGGTCACGCCGTCCCGGTCCGGCGCTGCCTGCGGTGCAGCAGGCCGAGTATCGAGCGGTGGGGGCGTACCGGCGGCTCGTCGCGGTGGTCCGTCCACCGGCCGGCGGCGCCGGCCGTCCCGGCGGCCTCCTGGACCCCGGGGGCGCCGGACACCCCGGAGACCTGGCCCGACCGCATGATGCGGACCAGGTGGCCGTCGCAGTTCTGGCAGCAGGGGCTGGTCAGCGGCGACGGCACCTTGGCACCGTCCACCAGATAGGTGACGAAGGGGTGGCCGAGGCCGTCGGTGCGGTGCTCGATCTCGTAGCTCTGCTCCCAGCCGTAACCGCAGTTCAGGCAGGCGAAGGCGTACGCCTCGGTGATGTTGGGTTCCGCGATGGTCATGGCAGCTCCTGCGCGCCCTTCCGGACCGGGGTGTCCGGGGCGGGACTTTCCCACCTCCAGCGAACGCCCCCGCGGCGGCCCGCGCATCGCCGTCACGCCACTCTTGAGGATGATTTGGCGCGTATGGGGAAGTTGGGCGCAATTGCTTTGCCATAGTCCAGGTTTAATCCAATAACACAATCGGAGAAACCTTTCACGTTGGGTCACCGGGGGCCTTTCGGCTCGCGACGGGCTCACACGGGGATCGCGGCGTGCCACGAGGCAGCCGCCCCCCGCCGGCCGCCCGGTCCACGCCCCGGGCCGCTCCCGCCGTCCGCCCGGTCTACGCCCCCGCCCCGCGCCCACGGGCCGCCCCCGCCTCGTGCTTGGCCGCCACCACCGCGTCGAAGACCTCCCGCTTGGGCAGTCCGACCGCCGCCGCGACCGCCGCGATGGCCTCTTTGCGGCGCTCCCCGGCCGCTTCCCGTACGGCCACCCGCGCCACCAGTTCGGCCGGCGTCAGCTCCGACGGGCCCGGCTCCGGCGCGCCCTCGACGACCACGGTGATCTCACCGCGCACCCCTTCCGCGGCCCACACCGCCAGCTCCGCCAGCGGACCGCGCCGGACCTCCTCGTACGTCTTGGTCAGCTCCCGGCACACCGCGGCGCGGCGCCGCCCGCCGAACACCTCGGCCATCGCGCCCAGCGTGTCGTCGATCCGGTGCGGTGCCTCGAAGTACACCAGCGTCCGCCGGTCCGCGGCCACCTCGCGCAGCCGGGCCAGCCGCTCGCCCGACTTGCGCGGCAGGAACCCCTCGAAGCAGAAGCGGTCCACCGGCAGCCCGGAGACGGCCAGCGCGGTCAGTACGGCCGACGGACCCGGCACCGCCGTCACCGTGATCCCCCGTTCCACGGCCGCGGCCACCAGCCGGTACCCCGGGTCCGACACCGACGGCATCCCCGCGTCGGTGACCAGCACCACCCGGGCGCCCCCCGCCAGCGCCTCCACCAGCTCCGGCGTCCGCCCGGCCTCGTTGCCCTCGAAGTACGACACCACCCGGGCCCGTACCTCGATCCCGAGCGCCTGCGCCAGCCGCCGGAACCGCCGGGTGTCCTCGGCGGCCACCACGTCCGCCCCGGCCAGCTCCACCCCCAGCCGCGGCGGGGCGTCCGCGGGGTCGCCGATCGGGGTTCCGGCCAGTACGAGGACGCCTGCTGCTGCGCTGTTCACGGTTCATTTTCCCACCCGGTTCCGACCCGGTTCCCACCCGCCCGGCCGTCCGCCCCCGCGCCGGTCGCCACCGCCGCCCGGAGATTCACGACAAATGCGGCGGGGATCGCCGCGCACATCGCATTCTCAGACCCTTTCCCTACGATGGGCCGGTGACGAGTGAGACGGCGACCCAGGACCGTGCCCAAGAGGACGCTCCGGCGGAGACCGAGCCGAGTGCGTGGGGGCGGCGGCTGCGCCGGTTCGGCTACGCCGAGCAGGAGCACAAAGACACCCGGGAGCGCCTGGTCCCGCCGTTCCCCGAGCCGGGAACGCGCATGTGGCAGGCGGTGGGCCTCGGCCCGGCGACCGCCGCCCGGCTGGCCCGATGGTCCGGCTGGACCGGCCCGCTGCTGGTCTCGCTCTTCGCCGGGGTCATCCGCTTCTGGCACCTGGGCAGCCCGCGCGAGGTCGTCTTCGACGAGACGTACTACGCCAAGGACTCCTGGTCGCTGCTGAAGTTCGGCTACGAGGGCACCTGGTCGGACGGCAAGGTCTCCAACCCTGACCTGCTGGCCCATCCGCAGAAGATCGACCTGTCCAGCGCGCCCGGCTACGTCGTGCACCCGCCGATGGGCAAGTGGATGATCGCGGCCGGCGAGTGGGTCTTCGGCCTGAACCCGTTCGGCTGGCGCTTCGTGATGGCGCTGCTGGGCACGCTGTCGGTGCTCATGCTGTGCCGCATAGGGCGCCGGCTGTTCCGCTCCAACGCGCTCGGCTGCATCGCCGGCCTGCTGATGTCGGTCGACGGACTGCACTACGTGATGAGCCGGATCGCGCTGCTCGACCTCGTCATCATGTTCTTCGCGCTGGCCGCCTTCGGCTGCGTGCTGGCCGACCGCGACTGGGCCAGGGCCCGGCTGGCCCGCGCCCTCCCGGTCGGCGAGGACGGCTTCGCGGGCCCTGACCAGCGCACCGGCGGCCGGGCCGGCACGGGCTGGCGGCCCTGGCGGATCGCGGCCGGCTTCTTCCTCGGCCTGGCCGCGGCCAGCAAGTGGAACGGCCTGTACTTCCTGGCGTTCTTCATGGTGCTGACCGTGCTGTGGGACGTCGGCTCCCGTCGGCTGGCCGGCGCCCGCCGCCCGCGCCTGGCGGTGCTGCGCAAGGACCTCGGCTGGTCGGTGCTGTCGGTCTCCGGCACCGCCGTGGTGACGTACCTGGTCACCTGGACCGGCTGGTTCGCCTCCGACAACGCCTACAACCGGCACTGGGCCGACGGCCGCGGCGGCTTCTGGTCGTTCGTCCCGGCCCCGCTGCGCAGCCTGTGGCACTACGAATACCAGGTCTACCAGTTCAACGTCGGCCTCCACACCCCGCACCCCTACCAGTCCAACCCCTGGAGCTGGCTGGTCCTCGGCCGCCCGGTCTCGTACTACTTCCAGTCCCCCAAGCTCGGCCAGGACGGCTGCCACGCCGCCGCCGGCTGCTCCCGCGAGATCCTCGCCCTCGGCACGCCCCTGCTGTGGTGGTCCGCCTGCTTCGCCCTCGTCTACCTGCTCTACCGCTGGATCCTGCGCCGCGACTGGCGGGCCGGCGCCGTCCTCTGCGCCGCCGGCGCCGGCTACCTCCCCTGGTTCCACTACCAGGACCGCACCATCTTCTTCTTCTACGCCGTCGCCTTCGTCCCCTACCTCTGCCTGGCCGTGGCCATGATGATCGGCGCCTTCCTCGGCCCCCCCGCCGCCACCGAGTCCCGCCGCATGTGGGGCGCCGTCGCCGCCGGCACCCTGGTGCTGCTCATCATCTGGAACTTCGTCTACTTCTTCCCGATCTACACGGGCATGACGATCCCGTACAGCAGTTGGCAGGCGCGCATGTGGTTCGACAGCTGGATCTGACCGGGCCGGCAGATGCGGCGAGGGGCCCCGCGCGGGAGGACAGGCGCGGGGCCCCTCGGCCGCTCCCGGTCGCCCCGGGCCGTCCCCCCGGTCCCGGTCGTCGGCTGACGGCCCGGGGCGGCCCGGTCCCGCCTCGGGTGGCCGCTCCGTCGAGGCAGAACCCGTTGCCCTCGATGTCCCGCATCACGATGCACGGGTCGTTGCCGTCGTACAGGAGTCGCACGCGTACCGCGCCGAGCGGGAGCAGGCGCGCGCACTCGGCTTCGAGGTGGCGAGGCGCTCCTCACCCACGAGCCCGGTGCCGACCGGCACGTCGAGAGGCAGCCGGTTCTTGACCACCTTGCCCTCGGGAACGCACTGGAAGAACAGCCGCGGGCCCTCTCCCGGGGGATCAGCGCAGGCGAACCGTGCCCCGGTCCTCATCCGGCCGGGAGCGGTCGACATCGTCCCAGCTGGCGGACCCCTCCGGCTGCGGCGTTACGACGTACCCCGGCACCTCGCACCAGAACCGGGTGACGCGCTCAGGTTCCGCGCAGTCGAAGGTGACGTGGAACCGCCGGATCGACGACACCGGCGCGCCCTGACAGGGAGCCTCCCCCGACCGTCTCCCAGCGGGGATCCGCATGCGGCGGACGGATGACCCCGGCGAGCCGCTGCCGCACCGTACGGTCGCTGAGACTCACCCGGTGCCGGTGCCGGTGCCGGTGCTTTAAGGGGCCCACCGCTCCGGACCGGCCTGGCGGCCACGGCGCTCGCCACGATCCCCGGGGCGGCCGACCCGGGGCCGCAGCCACAAAGACGACTCCTCCCCGGTAAGAACCGGAATCGCACCCGCCCGGAGCCGAGCACGCCCGCAACGCCGTCAGGCCCTCGGCCACCCGGGGCACCAGGCGAGCACGCCGGACGGACAGCCCGACGGGGCAGCCCTTCGCCGCGGGGGCCGCCCGGGCCGAGGGGCGGTGCGGGCCTGTCAGGGGTCAGGGCCCGGCGCCGACCCCCTGCCGGGCCGCCGCGCCCGACAGGGACCGCGGCCGTACCACCGAGCCCTGATCACCAAGTGGCGACCTCGGTTCCGTTCAAGGCCGAGTCCCTACAATCCCGTGCCCTGATCGAGATCTCACCCGCCACGGCCGTCCCGTAAAGTCGCGGAGGCGGGCACGTGTATTGAGCACGTTTCGGCCAGGGGAAGACGCGGCGCGCGGGGGCGGGTCCAGGGGCGGCAGCGGGAGGGGAACGGGGTCGGTGCCCATGTCACGGGGAATCAAGGTCGGAATCATCGGCACGGTGTTCGGCGGCATGCTCGCCGTCGCCGGTTTCGGCGCGTACAACATCTACTCGGGCCTGGCGGGCGGTGGCAGCGGGGGTGGAAGCGGCCGTACGTCGACCGCCGCCGCCCCGGTCAACACCGCGCCGCCGACGCTCCAGGAGGTCTCCGAGACCGCGACCGACTTCCTGACCGCCTGGTCCGCCCGCGACACCGCGGGCGCGGCAAAGCTCACCGACTCCCCCGCGGCCGCCACCGCCGCCCTGGACGCGTACGCCGGTCAGGCGCACATCACACAGGTGCAGATCGTGCCGCGCCCGGCGGCCGGCACCCGGATGCCGTTCAACGTCACCGCGACCGTCAGCTACCCGGGTCTGGCCCCGCGCCCCTGGACGTACAGCTCATCGCTCGGCGTCGGCCGTGACGCGCACGGCAGGCCGGCCGTCACCTGGGCGCCCTCAGTGCTGTATCCGGACCTCCAGGACGGCGACACAGTGGTCACCGGGCCGGCCAAGGCACCCGAGGTCGACGTCGTGGACCGCGACGGCAAGGTGCTGGACGCGGCGCACTACCCCTCGCTCACCGAGATCCTCAAGCAGCTCACGTCCCGTTACGCCGGGTCGCTGCACGCCGGCACACCCGGCATCGAGACGTACATCGAGAGCTCGGACGGCGCCCAGACCAAGACCCTGGACATCCTGCGCAAGGGCGCCGACGCCAAGCTCAGGACCACCCTGGACGCCGGTGTCCAGGCAGCGGCCGAGAAGGCCGTCAAGAAGGCGACGGGCCTGGCGGGCGTCACCGCGCTCGACACCGGGACCGGCGGCATCCTCGCGGTGGCCTTCACCCCGTCGACAGGCCTGGACCGCGCGCTCATGGACCTGCACGCGCCCGGCTCGACGTTCAAGATCGTCACGGCCGCCGCGCTGCTCACGGCGGGCCTGAAGCCCGGCACTTCGTCCCCGTGCCACAGCGGCGACAACATCGGCGACGGCAAGCCGTACACCAACGTCAGCCCTGACAACCCCGACGCGACCCTCCAGTGGGACTTCGAGCAGTCCTGCAACACCGGCTTCATCAAGAAGGCCGGCTACCTCCGGCCCGACACCCTGACCGACACCGCCGTGACCTACTTCGGCCTCGGCCCGACCTGGTATGTCGGGACCAGCACCCTGGACGCCGTCGTGCCCGGCGGCACGGGCGACGAGCTGACCTCGGAGATGATCGGCCAGGGCAACGTCCTGATGACCCCGCTCAACATGGCGTCCGTCGCCGCGACCGTCCGCGAGGGCGTGTTCCACCAGCCGACGATCCTCCAGGACAGCGGCGTCATCGAGCACCGGACGCAGATCCCCACCACGCCGCTGCCGCCGGCCGTCGAGCAGGGCCTCCAGCAGATGATGCACGGCGCCGTCACCGAGGGCACCGCCCGCCCGGCGATGGGCGGCCTGCCGGGCAAGCTCGGCGCCAAGACCGGCTCCGCCGAAGCCGGCACGGTCCAGCCCAACGGCTGGTTCACCGCCTACCGCGGCCACGTCTCGGCGGCCGGCATCGTCCTCCAGGGCGGCCACGGCGTCGACTCCGCGGGCCCCATCGTGGCGGCGGTGCTGGCGGCGTCCTGACCGACGGCGCACCTTCCGACGGTACGGAGCCGGTCCCGGCCGCCGGCGCGGCTGCGGTCGCCGGCGGGCGGGCGGCGGCCCAAGACAGCGGCTCACGGACACGGACGTGTGTACTCCTCCGGTGGGCGGTACGGGGCCCGGTCGCACACCGGGCCCGGCACCTCCTCCGCCCGCTGGATCCTGACACCCGCACAGCCCGCTGCCGTGAGCTTGCGCCGGACCTGTCCGTGAATCGGCAGCCCCGGCCGACCCCCGCGGCGCCGCGGCCCACGAGTTGTCCCGGCCCGCGCCCCGCCGTAGGTCCGTGCCGCCCGGCGTCTTCGGCACCCCGGTTCGATCAGGACGACCGGGGTGCACGGCGGAGCTGCCCGCTGCTACTGCACCGCCAGCGCTTCCGTGAATCCCGCGTTGCTCTGCAGGATGCCGCCCTCGACCGGCAGCGTCACCCCGGTGATCCAGGCCGCGTCCGCCGACGCCAGGAAGGTGACCGCTGCCGCGATATCCTCCGGCTCGCCGACCCGGCCCAACGGGTAGGCGTGAGCGGCCCGTTCCAGCACGCCTTCGCGTCCCTCCCACGCCGGAGTGCGAATCGTGCCCGGCGCCACACAGTTGACCCGGACCCCGCTGGGCGCCACCTGCACCGCCATCGAGCGGGTGAGGGACATCAGGCCCGCTTTAGCGGCGCTGTAGGCGTGGTTGCCGAAGGCGGAGAGGCCGTTGACGGAGCCGATGTTGACGATCGCCCCGCGGCGCGACGGCGCCGCGGTGAGATAGGGCAGCGCGGCGCGCGAGCAGCGCATCGCGCCGGTCAGCGAGACGTCCAGGTCGAGACGCCACGCCTCCTCGGACTCCTCGGCGAAGTCGTCCTGATGAGGGCTGCACGAGTAGGCGTTGTTGACCAGTACGTCCAGCCCGCCGAACGCCGCCACCGCGTGCGCGACCGCCGCGTCGACGGACACCCGGTCCGCCACGTCACAGCGGTACCCCTCCGTACGAGCGCCTCCGGCCCGGATGGCGGCAGCGGTCCTCACGGCCGCGTCCCCGTCGATGTCGGCGATCAGCACCGCCGCGCCCTCCGCCGCGAACCTGCGGGCGGTCGCCTCACCGATCCCGCGGGCCCCGCCCGTCACCAGCACGCCGTATGTCTCGAACCGTCCCATCGGCTCAGCCTATGGACTGCCGCACA
Coding sequences within it:
- a CDS encoding penicillin-binding transpeptidase domain-containing protein, which translates into the protein MSRGIKVGIIGTVFGGMLAVAGFGAYNIYSGLAGGGSGGGSGRTSTAAAPVNTAPPTLQEVSETATDFLTAWSARDTAGAAKLTDSPAAATAALDAYAGQAHITQVQIVPRPAAGTRMPFNVTATVSYPGLAPRPWTYSSSLGVGRDAHGRPAVTWAPSVLYPDLQDGDTVVTGPAKAPEVDVVDRDGKVLDAAHYPSLTEILKQLTSRYAGSLHAGTPGIETYIESSDGAQTKTLDILRKGADAKLRTTLDAGVQAAAEKAVKKATGLAGVTALDTGTGGILAVAFTPSTGLDRALMDLHAPGSTFKIVTAAALLTAGLKPGTSSPCHSGDNIGDGKPYTNVSPDNPDATLQWDFEQSCNTGFIKKAGYLRPDTLTDTAVTYFGLGPTWYVGTSTLDAVVPGGTGDELTSEMIGQGNVLMTPLNMASVAATVREGVFHQPTILQDSGVIEHRTQIPTTPLPPAVEQGLQQMMHGAVTEGTARPAMGGLPGKLGAKTGSAEAGTVQPNGWFTAYRGHVSAAGIVLQGGHGVDSAGPIVAAVLAAS
- a CDS encoding 4-(cytidine 5'-diphospho)-2-C-methyl-D-erythritol kinase, producing MTALTAVTVRVPAKVNVQLAVGGRRPDGFHDLANVFLAVGLYDRVTASPAEELRITAAGRDVASVPLDASNLAARAAALLAGRYGFEPKVRLHIEKDIPVAGGMAGGSADAAAALVACDELWGTGASRAELLGMCAELGSDVPFPLVGGAALGVGRGELLTPLEVGGAFHWVFVAALGGLSTPEVYRACDRLRRESGDGDTVAEVAAPAAAPALLAALAGGDAYALAGALANDLQDAALSLRPELAETLRAGVAAGALAGIVSGSGPTCAFLAPDGDTAAKIAATLGPSARVAASPAEGATIVP
- a CDS encoding dolichyl-phosphate-mannose--protein mannosyltransferase, with product MTSETATQDRAQEDAPAETEPSAWGRRLRRFGYAEQEHKDTRERLVPPFPEPGTRMWQAVGLGPATAARLARWSGWTGPLLVSLFAGVIRFWHLGSPREVVFDETYYAKDSWSLLKFGYEGTWSDGKVSNPDLLAHPQKIDLSSAPGYVVHPPMGKWMIAAGEWVFGLNPFGWRFVMALLGTLSVLMLCRIGRRLFRSNALGCIAGLLMSVDGLHYVMSRIALLDLVIMFFALAAFGCVLADRDWARARLARALPVGEDGFAGPDQRTGGRAGTGWRPWRIAAGFFLGLAAASKWNGLYFLAFFMVLTVLWDVGSRRLAGARRPRLAVLRKDLGWSVLSVSGTAVVTYLVTWTGWFASDNAYNRHWADGRGGFWSFVPAPLRSLWHYEYQVYQFNVGLHTPHPYQSNPWSWLVLGRPVSYYFQSPKLGQDGCHAAAGCSREILALGTPLLWWSACFALVYLLYRWILRRDWRAGAVLCAAGAGYLPWFHYQDRTIFFFYAVAFVPYLCLAVAMMIGAFLGPPAATESRRMWGAVAAGTLVLLIIWNFVYFFPIYTGMTIPYSSWQARMWFDSWI
- the rsmI gene encoding 16S rRNA (cytidine(1402)-2'-O)-methyltransferase, whose protein sequence is MNSAAAGVLVLAGTPIGDPADAPPRLGVELAGADVVAAEDTRRFRRLAQALGIEVRARVVSYFEGNEAGRTPELVEALAGGARVVLVTDAGMPSVSDPGYRLVAAAVERGITVTAVPGPSAVLTALAVSGLPVDRFCFEGFLPRKSGERLARLREVAADRRTLVYFEAPHRIDDTLGAMAEVFGGRRRAAVCRELTKTYEEVRRGPLAELAVWAAEGVRGEITVVVEGAPEPGPSELTPAELVARVAVREAAGERRKEAIAAVAAAVGLPKREVFDAVVAAKHEAGAARGRGAGA
- a CDS encoding SDR family NAD(P)-dependent oxidoreductase, with translation MGRFETYGVLVTGGARGIGEATARRFAAEGAAVLIADIDGDAAVRTAAAIRAGGARTEGYRCDVADRVSVDAAVAHAVAAFGGLDVLVNNAYSCSPHQDDFAEESEEAWRLDLDVSLTGAMRCSRAALPYLTAAPSRRGAIVNIGSVNGLSAFGNHAYSAAKAGLMSLTRSMAVQVAPSGVRVNCVAPGTIRTPAWEGREGVLERAAHAYPLGRVGEPEDIAAAVTFLASADAAWITGVTLPVEGGILQSNAGFTEALAVQ
- the rsmA gene encoding 16S rRNA (adenine(1518)-N(6)/adenine(1519)-N(6))-dimethyltransferase RsmA, whose translation is MSTTDPDALLGPADIRELAAALGVRPTKQRGQNFVIDANTVRRIVRTAGVRPEDTVVEVGPGLGSLTLALLEVADRVTAIEIDDVLAAALPATVAARLPARAERFALVHADAMTVRALPGPPPTALVANLPYNVAVPVLLHMLATFPGIERTLVMVQAEVADRLAARPGNKVYGVPSVKANWYAQVRRAGSIGRNVFWPAPNVDSGLVSLVRRDPPRTSASRREVFAAVDAAFAQRRKTLRAALAGWAGSAAAAEAALVAAGVSPQARGEALTVEEFAAIAEHRPA
- a CDS encoding TatD family hydrolase, which encodes MPTKKDQDDRRNTAPPAPEPLRVTVADSHTHLDMQSGTVPEALARAAAVGVGTLIQVGCDLAGSRWAARTAAEYPDIWATVALHPNEAPRIVDGDPDGWSRRGERPPAGPAALDAQLDAIAELAALPQVRGVGETGLDYFRTGPDGVAAQQHSFRRHIAIAKDQDKALVIHDREAHDDVLRVLREEGAPRTVVFHCFSGDAAMAKVCAERGYHLSFAGTVGYKNAQNLRDAVAVAPRELLLVETDAPFLTPVPHRGRPNAPYLIPLTLRAMAAARGDDEDTLAAAIAANTARVFGY